In one window of Campylobacter coli DNA:
- a CDS encoding mechanosensitive ion channel family protein: MKKIIILFLLGISCLWGDEFRLIDTNASAQDKSVYSLVQKYIDLNRQIKEFKKNNDENSSSYDGILSEFEKDKKSILSKMPDMIVKQQINEKAVESFLKTRQNLLDLQKKSINKPYVYVDTTLNIIYLDVVKSFYSSLFELEKLFKNAANSESIISTVDKAMENLQNSTNIDLSIYKAKINNPSELEKISNKEEVIFNAVDAYVEILKYLRANADLLESNYIFSLLELQVWIDRINEIANIDFINTGKIVISLLVLAFFMSLRRFFSNIVYFILVRLVYRNKSDADDIKVIFIDNIKKPVGFLLVCYAISLCLTIITYPTPLSINLSNLFHIIYAVLIAWLILRILDGYGVVLVSKLAQKSGKKEVVNLVIKILYFVIFVIALLYILAQLGFNISAIIASLGIGGLAVALAAKDIIANFFASILLLFDNSFNQGDWVEVSGVEGTVVETGLRKTTIRTFDNCLVFLPNSTIMGANIKNWSKRRMGRHVKIYLGVGYDATPEKLENCVKDLKELLYTSPLVAHEDDGALKYGDHTTKYRQNLVSINDLEGYKNACYVALSEFADSSINIELYFYTKAIDAKEFREARQELMLEFMRIIEKNGLTFAFPSRSIYIENLPPLDLKPKVV; the protein is encoded by the coding sequence ATGAAAAAAATAATCATTTTATTTCTTTTAGGCATTTCATGTCTTTGGGGTGATGAATTTCGCCTTATAGATACCAATGCAAGTGCGCAAGATAAGAGTGTTTATAGTCTGGTGCAAAAATATATCGATTTAAATCGTCAAATTAAAGAATTTAAAAAAAATAATGATGAAAATTCAAGTTCTTATGATGGAATTTTAAGCGAATTTGAAAAAGATAAAAAGTCTATTCTTTCTAAAATGCCCGATATGATAGTAAAGCAACAAATCAATGAAAAAGCAGTAGAAAGCTTTTTAAAAACAAGGCAAAATTTATTAGATTTGCAAAAGAAGAGTATAAACAAACCTTATGTTTATGTAGATACAACCTTAAATATTATATACTTAGATGTTGTTAAAAGTTTTTATTCATCTTTATTTGAGCTTGAAAAACTTTTTAAAAATGCAGCAAATAGTGAAAGTATAATCTCTACGGTCGATAAGGCAATGGAAAATTTGCAAAATTCAACCAATATAGATCTTAGTATTTATAAAGCTAAAATCAATAATCCATCTGAATTAGAGAAAATTTCCAATAAAGAAGAAGTGATTTTTAATGCTGTGGATGCTTATGTAGAAATTTTAAAATATTTGCGCGCAAATGCAGATTTGCTAGAAAGTAATTATATTTTTTCTTTACTTGAACTTCAAGTATGGATAGATCGTATCAATGAAATAGCCAATATTGATTTTATAAATACAGGTAAGATAGTTATTTCGCTTTTAGTTTTAGCTTTTTTTATGTCTTTAAGGCGCTTTTTTTCAAATATAGTTTATTTTATCCTCGTTCGTTTAGTTTATCGCAATAAAAGCGATGCAGATGATATTAAAGTTATTTTTATAGACAATATTAAAAAACCGGTAGGTTTCTTGCTTGTTTGTTATGCTATTTCACTTTGTCTTACGATAATAACCTATCCTACTCCTTTAAGTATTAATTTAAGTAATCTTTTTCATATAATTTATGCTGTTTTAATCGCTTGGCTGATTTTAAGGATACTTGATGGATATGGCGTGGTTTTAGTTTCAAAACTTGCACAAAAAAGTGGTAAAAAAGAAGTCGTAAATTTAGTCATTAAAATTTTATATTTTGTTATCTTTGTGATCGCGCTTCTTTATATTTTAGCACAACTTGGTTTTAATATCTCAGCTATTATCGCATCTTTAGGGATAGGTGGTTTGGCGGTGGCTTTGGCTGCAAAAGATATTATTGCAAACTTTTTTGCTTCTATACTTTTATTGTTTGATAATAGCTTTAATCAAGGGGATTGGGTTGAAGTTTCTGGAGTAGAAGGCACAGTGGTTGAAACAGGACTTAGAAAGACAACTATTCGAACTTTTGATAATTGTCTTGTATTTTTGCCTAATTCTACTATCATGGGGGCAAATATAAAAAACTGGAGCAAAAGACGCATGGGGCGCCATGTTAAAATATATCTTGGTGTTGGTTATGATGCTACTCCTGAAAAATTAGAAAATTGTGTAAAGGATTTAAAAGAGCTTTTATATACGAGTCCTTTGGTGGCACATGAAGATGATGGAGCATTAAAGTATGGTGATCATACAACAAAATATCGTCAAAATTTGGTTTCTATCAATGATCTTGAGGGCTATAAAAATGCTTGTTATGTTGCTTTGAGTGAATTTGCAGATAGTAGTATTAATATAGAATTGTATTTTTATACAAAGGCTATAGATGCGAAAGAATTTAGAGAAGCTAGACAAGAGTTAATGCTTGAATTTATGCGTATCATTGAAAAAAATGGTTTAACTTTTGCTTTCCCAAGCCGCAGTATTTATATAGAAAATTTACCCCCACTTGATTTAAAGCCTAAGGTAGTATAA
- a CDS encoding carbonic anhydrase codes for MDNLISGAIKFMQEDFKEHEELFESLKNKQNPHTLFIGCSDSRVIPNLITNTGPGELFVIRNIANIVPPYRVGQDYLATTSAIEYALNSLRIKNIVVCGHSNCGGCNALYYSDEELDKIPNVKKWLTMLDPIKRDVTIFARDDIAMRSWLTEKLNLVNSLQNIFTYPGVQEALDEGRLEVHAWYYIIETGEIYEYDFKAKIFKLIQNRKTQ; via the coding sequence ATGGATAATCTTATTAGCGGTGCGATTAAATTTATGCAAGAGGATTTTAAAGAACATGAAGAACTTTTTGAAAGTCTTAAAAATAAGCAAAATCCTCATACTCTTTTTATAGGTTGTTCTGATTCTAGAGTGATTCCTAATTTAATCACTAATACAGGCCCAGGTGAACTTTTTGTGATACGAAATATCGCAAATATTGTTCCGCCTTATCGTGTGGGTCAGGATTATTTAGCAACTACTTCAGCAATAGAATATGCTTTAAATTCTTTACGCATTAAGAATATCGTTGTGTGTGGACATAGTAATTGTGGTGGTTGTAATGCGCTATACTATTCTGATGAAGAATTAGATAAAATTCCTAATGTAAAAAAATGGCTTACTATGCTTGATCCTATAAAAAGAGATGTTACGATCTTTGCAAGAGATGATATAGCTATGCGTTCTTGGCTTACTGAAAAACTTAACTTAGTGAATTCTTTGCAAAATATTTTTACTTATCCAGGGGTTCAAGAAGCTTTAGATGAAGGAAGATTAGAAGTGCATGCTTGGTATTATATCATTGAAACAGGTGAAATATATGAGTATGATTTTAAGGCTAAAATTTTTAAATTAATTCAAAATAGGAAAACACAATGA